The Manihot esculenta cultivar AM560-2 chromosome 11, M.esculenta_v8, whole genome shotgun sequence genome includes a region encoding these proteins:
- the LOC110626559 gene encoding protein TSS has protein sequence MAPRSGRGKSNKAKAEKKKKEEKVVVPSLLDITVITPYDIQVILRGISTDRILDVKKLLAVNIETCHLTNYSLSHEVKGQRLSDKVEIVTLKPCLLRMVEEDYTEEAQSVAHVRRLLDIVACTTRFAKPKRPSPSTPASESKSQKANINSIGNGHHTSTSPSGAASVSMALSGGMDMAAIHPTPKLSDFYEFFSFSHLTPPILNLRRCNSKDGEQRRQGDYFEIQIKICNGKLIHVVASAKGFYTVGKQFSQSHSLVDLLQNLSRAFAKAYDSLMKAFVEHNKFGNLPYGFRENTWLVPPIVGESPSNFPSLPAEEESWGGNGGGQGRNGEYDLRPWATEFETLAKLPCKTEEERVTRDRKAFLLHSQFVDVAIFKAAAAIRQLIDSDINIKETLNWNSGSIPSEDRVGDLSIVVKRDVADASMKSREKVDGHSFSSISAKEAAQRNLLKGVTADESVVVHDTSSLGIVIVRHCGYTATVRVVGEVKKRNCEAQDIEINDQPDGGSNALNINSLRVLLYKSCVKESSGGQSPHCRFDDSEASRCLVRKLIKESLTKLEEMPGAFERSIRWELGSCWLQHLQKQETPTDANSKHSEEDTETEHAVKGLGKEFKFLKKRDKTTCMNGTLEKEETKNGSCRLSVGTDEGQHSNGESSSENEWKKLISEEAFSRLKETGTGLHLKSVDELIQMAYGYYDEIALPKLVTDFGSLELSPVDGRTLTDFMHLRGLQMRSLGRVVELAEKLPHIQSLCIHEMVTRAFKHIVKAVIASVDNVADLSLAIASSLNFLLGSCEMEDNDQDMKDDYALKLHWLQTFLSRRFGWTLKDEFLHLRKLSILCGLCHKVGLELVPRDYDMECPNPFRKFDIISIVPVCKHVGCSSADGRNLLESSKISLDKGKLEDAVNYGTKALAKMIAVCGPCHRTTASAYSLLAVVLYHTGDFNQATIYQQKALDINERELGLDHPDTMKSYGDLSVFYYRLQHIELALKYVNRALFLLHFTCGLSHPNTAATYINVAMMEEGMGNVHVALRFLHEALKCNQRLLGVDHIQTAASYHAIAIALSLMEAYSLSVQHEQTTLKILQAKLGPEDLRTQDAAAWLEYFESKALEQQEAARNGTPKPDASIASKGHLSVSDLLDYINPDQDSKGSDAQKKQRRVKVLQISDKAPQGDQDEIVEDAMLHERLENAAPLASGNKEEIKVDVVQCEESEEKDDVALYRPMVAVEVVEEAASDEGWQEANPKGKLGNAGGKKSGRRRPALAKLNVNGYEYSNIRESNYRREIISPSKKTIPRTITTELSVAKQSNARGLSVVEDLVKLQAKSSVPKTSSSPANLSAMASKSVSYKEVAVAPPGTVLKLPLMEPVEESNEKKPETQTCCIPQETSAEEINTVSVVDNVPDDGEPDEHHDNGTQSEKSRSELDEIPASDQEKSDETNGSKLSAAAEPFNPGPLSIVHKLNSVSPTSIYDVRASQSMLAEPVAPPLAARVPCGPRSPLFYRNTRSYRMKQGLLKYQTPLTMPSRSMNPHAPEFVPRKAWQPNLGNESNSMLVKNKAEVEILDEESSKGIIDGSPRKNNSESENAELARQILLSFIVKSVQHNVDTGSEPVPEKKFESSSDAIANDSAIIEILYGNEGKTDQVTQSNDHEQSKAVDVNNKKNGDSEGFTVVTKRRRSRQFANGVSRLYNQQSICASVR, from the exons atGGCGCCAAGGTCTGGGAGAGGCAAGTCAAATAAAGCTAAggcagagaagaaaaagaaggaagaaaaag TTGTAGTGCCTAGTCTTCTTGACATCACTGTGATAACTCCATATGATATACAAGTGATCCTCAGG GGTATATCCACTGACAGGATACTTGATGTGAAGAAGCTATTGGCTGTGAATATAGAAACATGTCACCTTACAAATTATTCTTTATCTCATGAA GTTAAAGGACAGAGATTGAGCGACAAAGTGGAGATTGTTACTTTAAAGCCTTGTTTGCTCAGAATGGTTGAAG AGGACTACACAGAGGAAGCCCAATCCGTAGCTCACGTCCGGAGGCTTCTGGACATCGTGGCCTGCACCACCAGATTCGCCAAGCCCAAGCGACCATCACCGTCAACGCCGGCATCAGAATCTAAATCCCAAAAAGCTAACATCAATTCTATTGGAAATGGGCACCATACATCAACATCGCCGTCAGGGGCAGCGTCTGTTTCTATGGCGTTATCGGGCGGTATGGACATGGCAGCGATTCACCCGACGCCAAAGCTCTCGGATTTTTATGaattcttctctttctctcaccTCACTCCTCCCATCCTTA ATCTGAGGAGATGTAACAGTAAGGATGGAGAGCAGAGGCGCCAAGGTGACTATTTTGAAATTCAG ATTAAAATCTGCAATGGGAAGCTAATACATGTGGTTGCATCAGCAAAGGGATTTTATACTGTGGGAAAGCAATTTTCTCAGAGTCACTCCCTGGTGGATCTGTTGCAGAACCTGAGCCGAGCTTTTGCCAAA GCATATGATTCCCTTATGAAGGCTTTCGTAGAACATAATAAG TTTGGTAATCTTCCCTACGGATTTCGGGAAAATACATGGCTTGTTCCTCCAATTGTGGGCGAGTCTCCGTCAAACTTCCCATCCCTACCTGCAGAAGAAGAAAGTTGGGGTGGCAATGGTGGAGGACAAGGAAGAAATGGTGAATATGATCTTCGGCCATGGGCCACTGAGTTTGAAACACTggctaagctaccatgcaagacTGAGGAGGAGAGAGTGACACGAGACCGAAAGGCCTTTTTGCTTCACAGCCAATTCGTTGATGTTGCAATTTTTAAAGCTGCTGCAGCAATTCGCCAGCTCATTGATTCTgacataaatataaaagaaacaTTAAATTGGAATTCAGGCTCAATTCCTTCTGAAGATCGTGTGGGAGACTTGTCCATTGTTGTAAAACGTGATGTGGCTGATGCAAGCATGAAGTCTAGGGAAAAAGTTGATGGCCATAGCTTTTCTAGTATCTCTGCCAAGGAAGCTGCTCAAAGGAATTTGCTTAAAGGGGTAACTGCAGATGAGAGTGTAGTTGTTCAT GATACTTCATCACTGGGTATTGTCATTGTCAGACACTGTGGGTACACTGCAACAGTAAGAGTTGTTGGTGAAGTGAAGAAGAGAAACTGTGAGGCTCAAGATATTGAAATTAATGATCAACCGGATGGAGGGTCTAATGCTCTTAACATTAACAG cTTAAGGGTTTTGCTTTATAAGTCTTGCGTCAAGGAATCATCTGGAGGTCAGTCACCTCACTGCCGATTTGATGATTCAGAAGCATCTAGGTGTCTTGTTCGAAAGTTAATTAAAGAGAGTTTGACCAAGTTGGAGGAGATGCCAGGCGCCTTTGAAAGATCCATTAGATGGGAATTGGGTTCATGTTGGTTGCAACATCTGCAAAAGCAGGAGACTCCAACAGATGCTAATTCTAAACACTCAGAGGAGGATACTGAGACTGAACATGCTGTAAAAGGTCTTGGAAAGGAATTTAAGTTCTTGAAGAAGAGGGACAAAACGACTTGTATGAATGGAACCCTTGAGAAGGAAGAAACTAAAAATGGCTCTTGCAGGCTAAGTGTTGGAACTGACGAAGGACAGCATAGCAATGGAGAGTCCAGCAGTGAGAATGAGTGGAAGAAATTGATTTCTGAGGAAGCCTTCTCCCGACTCAAAGAAACTGGAACTGGCCTTCATTTAAAG TCAGTGGATGAGCTTATTCAAATGGCATATGGATACTATGATGAAATTGCTTTGCCAAAGCTG GTTACTGACTTTGGCTCACTAGAACTTTCCCCTGTTGATGGACGTACACTGACTGACTTCATGCATTTAAGGGGACTACAGATGCGCTCTTTGGGGCGGGTG GTTGAACTGGCAGAGAAGCTTCCTCACATACAATCACTTTGCATCCATGAGATGGTTACTAGAGCTTTCAAGCACATAGTGAAAGCAGTTATTGCATCTGTGGATAATGTAGCAGACCTATCTCTGGCCATAGCTTCATCCCTAAATTTCTTACTTGGATCATGCGAAATGGAAGATAATGACCAAGATATGAAGGATGATTATGCTCTCAAATTGCATTGGTTACAAACATTCCTTTCTAGAAGATTTGGGTGGACCTTAAAAGATGAGTTCCTGCACTTGAGAAAGTTATCAATTCTTTGTGGACTTTGCCATAAG GTGGGATTGGAGTTAGTTCCAAGAGATTATGATATGGAATGTCCAAACCCTTTCAGAAAATTTGACATCATCAGCATTGTTCCTGTGTGTAAG CATGTAGGATGTTCTTCAGCGGATGGACGAAATTTGTTGGAGTCATCCAAGATTTCACTTGATAAAGGAAAACTGGAGGATGCTGTTAATTATGGAACAAAG GCACTAGCAAAGATGATAGCTGTATGTGGTCCCTGTCATCGAACTACTGCAAGTGCTTATAGTCTTCTAGCTGTAGTTCTTTACCACACTGGAGACTTTAATCAG GCAACTATATATCAGCAAAAAGCTTTGGATATTAATGAGAGGGAACTTGGGCTTGACCATCCAGATACAATGAAAAGCTATGGGGATCTTTCTGTGTTTTATTATCGTCTTCAACATATTGAGTTGGCTTTGAA ATATGTGAACCGTGCTTTGTTCCTCCTTCATTTTACCTGTGGACTGTCTCATCCTAATACCGCTGCAACATACATCAATGTGGCTATGatggaagagggtatgggaaaTGTTCATGTTGCTCTTAGATTTCTGCATGAAGCTCTAAAGTGCAACCAGAGATTATTAGGAGTGGATCACATACAG ACAGCTGCAAGTTACCATGCAATAGCCATAGCTCTGTCATTGATGGAAGCATATTCACTCAGTGTTCAGCATGAGCAAACTACACTAAAGATACTTCAAGCAAAACTTGGACCAGAGGATCTTCGTACGCAG GATGCTGCTGCATGGCTTGAATATTTTGAATCAAAGGCTCTAGAGCAGCAGGAAGCAGCACGGAATGGAACTCCAAAGCCAGATGCATCCATTGCAAGCAAAGGTCATCTTAG TGTATCAGATCTCTTGGATTACATTAATCCTGATCAAGATTCTAAAGGAAGCGATGCACAGAAGAAACAGCGGCGTGTGAAG GTATTGCAAATCAGTGATAAAGCTCCTCAGGGCGATCAAGATGAAATCGTTGAAGATGCCATGCTCCATGAAAGATTGGAAAATGCAGCGCCTTTGGCCAGTGGCAACAAAGAAGAGATAAAGGTGGACGTAGTTCAATGTGAAGAATCAGAAGAAAAAGATGATGTTGCTTTATACAGGCCCATGGTTGCAGTTGAAGTTGTTGAAGAAGCAGCATCAGATGAAGGTTGGCAGGAAGCCAATCCAAAAGGGAAGTTGGGGAATGCTGGTGGCAAGAAATCAGGTCGTAGGCGGCCTGCTCTTGCAAAGCTAAATGTAAATGGTTATGAATACTCAAATATCAGAGAAAGCAACTATAGGAGGGAAATCATTTCACCATCTAAAAAAACTATTCCCAGGACCATTACAACAGAGTTATCAGTAGCAAAGCAATCAAATGCACGTGGGTTGAGTGTTGTGGAGGATTTAGTTAAACTGCAAGCAAAATCTAGCGTGCCTAAAACATCGTCTTCTCCAGCAAACCTCTCTGCTATGGCTTCTAAATCTGTATCTTACAAAGAAGTGGCCGTTGCACCACCTGGTACAGTTTTGAAGCTGCCATTAATGGAGCCAGTAGAAGAATCAAATGAGAAAAAACCTGAAACCCAGACATGCTGCATTCCACAAGAGACGTCGGCGGAGGAAATCAATACTGTCTCTGTTGTTGATAATGTACCAGATGATGGTGAACCAGATGAACATCATGATAATGGAACTCAATCAGAAAAATCTAGATCTGAACTTGATGAGATTCCTGCTTCTGATCAGGAAAAGTCAGATGAAACAAATGGAAGTAAGCTTTCAGCTGCAGCTGAACCATTCAATCCAGGACCGCTCTCCATAGTTCACAAACTAAACTCGGTTTCCCCCACAAGTATTTATGATGTAAGGGCTAGTCAAAGCATGCTTGCAGAACCAGTGGCACCTCCACTTGCTGCCAGAGTTCCTTGCGGACCTAGATCACCACTGTTCTATAGAAATACAAGATCATACCGCATGAAACAAGGTTTGCTGAAATATCAAACTCCCCTGACAATGCCTTCTAGGAGCATGAATCCACATGCACCTGAGTTTGTACCCAGGAAAGCTTGGCAACCAAATCTTGGAAATGAGTCGAACTCTATGCTAGTAAAGAACAAGGCAGAAGTGGAGATATTAGATGAAGAATCCAGCAAGGGAATCATAGATGGTAGTCCAAGAAAGAACAACTCTGAGTCTGAGAATGCAGAACTTGCAAGGCAGATACTTCTTAGCTTTATTGTGAAGTCAGTTCAGCATAATGTTGATACTGGAAGTGAGCCAGTACCTGAGAAAAAGTTTGAAAGTTCTTCAGATGCAATTGCCAATGACAGTGCAATTATAGAAATCCTCTATGGAAATGAAGGAAAGACGGACCAGGTTACTCAGTCGAATGATCATGAGCAGTCAAAAGCTGTAGatgtaaataataagaaaaatggTGATAGTGAAGGTTTTACTGTCGTAACAAAGCGGAGAAGAAGCAGGCAGTTTGCAAATGGGGTGAGTAGGTTGTACAATCAACAATCAATCTGCGCATCTGTTCGTTAA